A portion of the Calothrix sp. 336/3 genome contains these proteins:
- a CDS encoding tocopherol cyclase family protein — MLTQTPHSGYHWDGSQRRFFEGWYYRVTLPADRETFAFMYSIDDPWGQKPYSGGAVQILGANEEYLCRSFPNVQQFWAKKDELALGHWGKTQLQTPATYLEPSTFESVVKSGYQATANLNQGVIHNPGTGQYCRWCYDIQPIYGWGNKGSWQQSTAGWLSSLQIFEPGWQILMAHGVASGWIDWNGKLYEFEYAPAYAEKNWGGAFPEKWFWINCNSFENEPDLAITAVAGKRKVLWWMESPGMVGIHHQGKFYEFVPWNSRVKWEVTPWGKWQMQATNEHYTVDLMGTTDLPGTWVRVPTEKGLVFSCRDTTKGLLSLQLREFSAGKSQIVLTAHSSLCGLEIGGNYWKNTWQSG, encoded by the coding sequence ATGCTCACCCAAACCCCCCATAGTGGCTACCACTGGGATGGTAGTCAACGCCGATTTTTTGAAGGTTGGTACTACCGTGTCACCTTACCCGCAGACAGAGAAACCTTTGCCTTCATGTACTCCATAGATGATCCCTGGGGGCAAAAACCCTACAGTGGAGGAGCGGTACAGATTCTCGGAGCCAATGAGGAATACCTCTGTCGCTCTTTCCCCAATGTGCAACAGTTCTGGGCAAAAAAGGATGAATTAGCTTTGGGACACTGGGGTAAAACGCAGTTGCAGACTCCAGCTACCTATCTAGAACCATCTACATTTGAATCAGTTGTGAAATCTGGCTACCAAGCAACAGCAAATCTCAATCAAGGGGTAATCCACAATCCCGGTACGGGGCAATACTGTCGTTGGTGCTATGATATTCAACCGATTTACGGTTGGGGAAATAAAGGCAGTTGGCAGCAATCGACAGCAGGTTGGCTATCTAGTCTGCAAATTTTTGAGCCAGGTTGGCAAATTCTCATGGCTCATGGTGTTGCCTCCGGTTGGATAGATTGGAATGGCAAGCTTTACGAGTTTGAGTATGCACCTGCCTACGCAGAGAAAAACTGGGGTGGCGCTTTTCCCGAAAAATGGTTTTGGATCAATTGTAATTCTTTTGAGAATGAACCGGATTTAGCCATCACAGCCGTTGCAGGTAAAAGAAAAGTTCTCTGGTGGATGGAATCTCCGGGAATGGTAGGGATTCACCATCAAGGAAAATTTTATGAGTTTGTTCCTTGGAATTCACGGGTGAAATGGGAAGTCACTCCTTGGGGCAAGTGGCAAATGCAGGCGACAAATGAACATTACACTGTAGACTTAATGGGCACTACGGATTTACCCGGAACCTGGGTGCGAGTTCCTACGGAGAAGGGCTTAGTTTTCTCCTGCCGCGACACGACCAAAGGTCTGTTATCTTTGCAACTGCGAGAATTCAGTGCAGGCAAAAGCCAAATTGTCCTGACCGCTCATAGTTCTTTGTGTGGATTAGAAATAGGCGGGAACTACTGGAAAAATACCTGGCAATCTGGCTAA
- a CDS encoding WD40 repeat domain-containing protein, which produces MTKLHWLEISEYISLYASALGTLAAAMTQQVAYAAAPLTLALGLNVVNRERFKQLNQRQEGSAIAEDGSHLSTAQLEQFDQYIDPFRQRLANFDAYTQKLSESTQQQIAEIKRNQQIVGTEKTQVQIDSAQEQLNLNAQKQIEPLQQRLAQLEALIQQLNSATPQQMEPLRQRLTQLETSTRLLESLQQRLSQLEAGINNRSTPEEPEKTQPLWQKLNQLEAFTEQVEPLKKRLVELEASAQNLTTSAPQPIEPLWQRLTQLEDIIQQLSSQTQQVEPLKQRLLQLETSLQESNFNTQQLDQFRQYLGQLNTAIQNNQQQISPLKQRLVELDQLTEKFNTTTQQQLEPLRQRVSELDEYLRQLNTSTQQQIEEFKYAIALLQTELQKLKPEAKPESLVNPIPNLPPPPFKSPQKTILQPLPEIPPNPTQPPQTPKIPTHTATTPLNKPEFTTVRTLTGHTDPVLSLAFSPDGQTLATGSEDKTIRIWNLNNQQSRTFNLSGSVNSVAFSPDSKILVSGNHDRIIQLLNVSTGEEIKAFTAHPDKIYAVAFSPDGKCFASGSQDKSVKLWSVDSQREILTLQGHLDEILCIAFSPDNQVLASGAGNKDRSIKIWHLNQSKFLTLKGHHDNYAAINSVTFSPNSKILASGSQDKTIKLWHTENGREIRTLTGHTDDVNAVAFSPDGQIIASGGRDKTIKFWQVDTGEEIRSITVSDSTIYCLAFSPDGKILASGNGDKTVTLISLPSPIIKG; this is translated from the coding sequence ATGACGAAACTCCACTGGCTAGAAATTAGTGAATATATTTCCCTGTACGCTTCTGCATTGGGTACTTTAGCGGCTGCAATGACTCAACAGGTGGCTTATGCTGCTGCACCTTTGACATTGGCATTAGGTTTAAACGTTGTCAACCGGGAACGCTTCAAGCAGTTGAATCAACGACAAGAAGGAAGCGCGATCGCCGAAGATGGTTCTCACTTGAGTACTGCCCAACTAGAGCAATTCGATCAGTATATCGATCCCTTCCGCCAACGATTGGCAAATTTTGATGCCTATACACAAAAGCTGAGTGAAAGTACCCAGCAGCAAATTGCAGAAATTAAGCGCAACCAACAAATTGTCGGTACTGAAAAAACCCAGGTACAAATTGATTCCGCACAAGAACAATTAAATCTCAATGCCCAAAAACAAATTGAACCATTACAGCAACGTTTGGCACAGTTAGAAGCGTTGATTCAACAGTTGAATAGTGCCACACCCCAACAAATGGAACCCCTACGGCAACGTTTAACCCAGTTGGAAACATCAACTCGACTTTTAGAATCTCTGCAACAACGTTTATCACAATTGGAAGCAGGGATTAATAATCGTTCCACCCCAGAAGAACCTGAGAAAACCCAACCCCTGTGGCAAAAATTAAACCAGTTGGAAGCATTTACAGAGCAGGTGGAACCGCTAAAAAAGAGATTGGTGGAGCTGGAAGCGTCGGCTCAAAATCTGACGACTAGCGCACCACAACCAATAGAACCCCTGTGGCAACGATTAACCCAATTAGAGGACATCATCCAACAATTGAGCAGTCAGACACAGCAGGTTGAGCCATTAAAACAGCGTTTGTTACAATTGGAAACTTCTTTGCAAGAGTCTAATTTTAATACCCAGCAGTTGGATCAGTTCCGTCAATATTTGGGGCAGTTGAACACCGCAATCCAAAATAATCAACAACAAATTTCTCCCTTAAAACAGCGTTTGGTGGAGTTAGATCAATTAACAGAAAAATTCAACACCACGACTCAGCAACAGCTAGAACCCTTGAGGCAACGTGTATCGGAGTTAGATGAGTACCTGCGGCAATTAAATACTAGTACTCAGCAACAAATAGAAGAGTTTAAGTATGCGATCGCCCTCCTACAAACAGAGTTACAAAAACTCAAGCCAGAAGCAAAGCCAGAATCACTAGTCAACCCGATTCCAAATCTTCCACCACCCCCCTTCAAGTCGCCCCAAAAAACGATATTACAGCCATTACCAGAAATTCCCCCTAACCCAACTCAACCGCCCCAAACGCCCAAAATTCCTACCCATACTGCCACCACACCCCTGAACAAGCCGGAATTTACTACTGTTCGCACCCTTACCGGACACACAGATCCAGTTTTGTCCCTAGCATTTAGCCCCGATGGGCAAACTCTAGCCACGGGAAGTGAAGATAAAACTATTAGAATTTGGAATTTAAACAATCAGCAATCTCGTACTTTTAACCTATCAGGAAGTGTGAATTCCGTAGCTTTTAGTCCCGATAGTAAAATTTTAGTCAGTGGCAACCACGATAGAATTATTCAACTACTAAATGTCAGTACAGGTGAAGAAATCAAAGCTTTCACTGCCCATCCTGATAAAATATATGCCGTAGCCTTTAGTCCTGATGGTAAATGTTTTGCTAGTGGTAGTCAAGATAAAAGTGTCAAGCTTTGGTCTGTTGATAGTCAAAGGGAAATTCTAACTTTACAAGGACATCTAGATGAAATTCTCTGCATTGCCTTTAGTCCTGATAATCAAGTTTTAGCTAGTGGTGCAGGTAACAAAGATAGAAGTATTAAAATTTGGCATTTAAATCAAAGTAAATTTCTCACCCTCAAAGGGCATCATGATAATTATGCAGCCATAAATTCTGTCACCTTCAGCCCTAACAGTAAGATTCTAGCTAGTGGTAGTCAAGATAAAACTATTAAACTTTGGCATACAGAAAATGGTCGGGAAATTCGTACGCTTACAGGACATACTGATGATGTGAATGCGGTTGCCTTTAGCCCTGATGGTCAAATTATTGCTAGTGGTGGTCGAGATAAAACCATTAAATTCTGGCAAGTGGATACAGGAGAGGAAATTCGCAGTATTACAGTCAGTGATAGTACAATATATTGTCTAGCTTTCAGCCCTGATGGCAAAATATTAGCTAGTGGAAATGGAGATAAAACTGTCACCCTAATTAGCTTACCCTCACCTATTATCAAGGGTTGA
- a CDS encoding serine/threonine-protein kinase, translating into MTSHIFGDCPESDRYEIQKLLGKKAGRRTFLVRDVVKQELVIIKLLSFHDDFVWDDLKLFEREAETLKSLSHPAIPRYLDYFEVNSSQYKGFALVQTYIPAITLAEHLQQGRSFTESDVKDIAQQILEILVYLHGQSPPVIHRDIKPSNILLGDRSGNRVGKVYLVDFGSVQTVAAQEGATMTVVGTYGYMPPEQFGGRTVPASDLYSLGATLIYLVTGVQPADLPQKDLKIQFSQVVNITPALQMWLQKMTEPSLEKRFAEGSQAIVGLNNLHTIVPTPETIGKPRNSLVELQKQDDYLEICVPALGWHPAIIFIGFFAIAWNSFLVYVTWDLFKVPFLINYLAMLILIPFWGVGLYLIYVFFFALWGKKRLHLNRQKIIYTHELFGWKYHPVPISDTQDISQVITEPRSYTIDSEGDKVEVPPRLTIWAGVRKYELGGRDGFVQSEPEITWLSKELRDWLGI; encoded by the coding sequence ATGACGAGTCACATATTTGGTGATTGTCCAGAGAGCGATCGCTACGAAATCCAAAAATTATTAGGGAAAAAAGCTGGTAGAAGAACCTTTTTAGTGCGTGATGTAGTTAAACAGGAATTGGTAATTATCAAGCTGCTATCTTTTCATGATGACTTTGTATGGGATGATTTGAAATTATTTGAACGGGAAGCGGAAACTTTAAAGTCCTTATCCCATCCAGCGATTCCCCGTTATCTTGACTATTTTGAGGTGAACTCCAGCCAATACAAAGGATTTGCCCTAGTACAGACTTATATTCCTGCCATCACTCTCGCAGAACATCTCCAACAAGGACGTAGTTTTACTGAATCTGATGTTAAAGATATTGCCCAGCAAATTTTAGAAATTCTTGTCTATTTGCATGGACAAAGCCCTCCGGTGATTCATCGGGATATAAAACCGAGTAATATTTTGTTGGGCGATCGCTCCGGGAATCGGGTTGGTAAAGTGTATTTGGTGGATTTTGGCTCTGTGCAAACCGTCGCAGCTCAGGAAGGAGCAACAATGACGGTAGTCGGAACCTATGGTTATATGCCACCAGAACAATTCGGTGGACGCACAGTACCAGCATCTGACCTTTATAGTTTAGGAGCAACTCTAATTTATTTGGTGACGGGGGTTCAACCCGCAGATTTACCGCAAAAGGATTTAAAAATTCAATTTTCACAGGTTGTAAATATTACCCCCGCTTTGCAGATGTGGTTGCAAAAAATGACGGAACCCAGTTTAGAAAAGCGCTTTGCTGAAGGGAGTCAGGCAATAGTGGGGTTAAATAATTTACATACAATTGTCCCTACCCCTGAAACTATTGGTAAACCTCGCAATAGTCTGGTAGAACTGCAAAAACAAGATGATTACTTAGAAATATGTGTACCAGCTTTAGGATGGCATCCGGCAATCATTTTTATCGGTTTCTTTGCGATCGCCTGGAATTCATTTCTTGTTTACGTGACTTGGGACTTATTTAAAGTACCCTTTCTCATCAATTATCTTGCTATGCTGATACTTATACCCTTTTGGGGTGTGGGTTTGTACCTCATCTATGTATTCTTCTTTGCTCTATGGGGAAAAAAGCGTCTCCACCTTAACCGCCAAAAAATTATCTATACCCATGAATTATTTGGCTGGAAATACCATCCTGTACCTATTAGTGATACTCAAGATATCAGTCAAGTCATTACAGAACCCCGTAGTTATACCATCGACTCAGAAGGAGACAAAGTAGAAGTACCACCCCGATTGACTATTTGGGCAGGAGTCCGCAAGTATGAGTTAGGAGGTAGAGATGGTTTTGTACAATCAGAGCCAGAAATTACATGGTTAAGCAAAGAACTACGTGACTGGTTAGGGATATAA
- the cbiT gene encoding precorrin-6Y C5,15-methyltransferase subunit CbiT translates to MPNPLWPYTSPGIPDELFEHLPGIPMSQREIRLLLISQLRLQSDTVLWDIGAGTGTIPVEAGLLCPQGKIIAIERDEEVASLIRRNCDRFAVKNVEVIEGIAPDCLHELPEQPQRVCIEGGRAIHEIIKTVWQYLPLTGRVVATAGNLESLYTISQSFAQLQARNIEVVQSAINRLETRGFSQTFAAVDPIFILSGEKLD, encoded by the coding sequence ATGCCTAACCCCCTTTGGCCCTATACTAGTCCTGGAATTCCTGATGAGCTATTCGAGCATTTGCCAGGAATACCCATGAGTCAGCGAGAAATTCGCCTGTTATTGATTTCCCAATTGCGACTACAATCGGATACCGTGCTTTGGGATATTGGTGCGGGAACAGGAACTATTCCTGTAGAAGCAGGTTTATTATGTCCCCAGGGAAAAATTATTGCCATAGAACGCGATGAGGAAGTAGCGAGTCTAATTCGTCGTAACTGCGATCGCTTTGCAGTCAAAAATGTTGAGGTAATTGAAGGAATTGCCCCTGATTGTCTTCATGAACTCCCAGAGCAACCCCAACGTGTCTGTATTGAGGGTGGACGTGCTATTCACGAAATCATAAAAACTGTATGGCAATATTTACCATTAACCGGTCGAGTAGTCGCTACAGCTGGTAATCTAGAAAGTCTGTATACTATTTCCCAAAGCTTTGCCCAGCTGCAAGCCAGAAATATCGAAGTTGTCCAGTCTGCGATTAATCGTCTCGAAACACGCGGTTTTTCTCAAACTTTTGCGGCAGTAGACCCTATATTTATTCTCAGTGGAGAAAAATTAGACTAA
- a CDS encoding YdcF family protein yields MRKRLFKGISARLLPLALPLSLFWGYQEVKSQLTQPQAILVLGGSTTQLEREKFTADFAKKYPHLPIWITGGSPPRITRKVFIKAGVDSKRLHLDYRANNTVENFTTLVDELEKNGVKSVYLITSDYHMRRARVIGEIVLGSRGIDFRPVSVPSRSTPEPIEKSIRDGVRSIIWVVSGYAVREER; encoded by the coding sequence TTGAGAAAGCGACTATTTAAAGGAATTTCCGCTCGTTTATTACCCCTAGCGTTGCCCTTGTCACTTTTCTGGGGTTATCAAGAAGTTAAAAGCCAACTAACTCAACCTCAGGCAATTTTAGTCTTGGGCGGCTCTACAACCCAGTTGGAGCGAGAAAAATTTACGGCAGATTTTGCCAAAAAGTACCCCCATTTACCGATTTGGATTACTGGTGGTAGTCCACCTCGAATTACCAGAAAGGTATTTATCAAAGCGGGTGTTGATTCCAAGCGCTTGCATTTGGATTACCGCGCTAATAATACGGTGGAAAATTTCACGACTCTGGTAGATGAGCTAGAAAAAAATGGTGTTAAAAGTGTATATTTGATTACTTCTGATTACCATATGCGCCGTGCCAGGGTAATTGGTGAAATTGTTTTAGGAAGTCGAGGAATTGATTTTCGTCCTGTGTCTGTCCCTTCTAGAAGTACTCCAGAACCGATTGAAAAGTCTATCCGTGATGGTGTGCGTTCAATTATTTGGGTCGTGAGTGGGTATGCGGTAAGAGAGGAGAGATAG
- a CDS encoding DUF2993 domain-containing protein, with translation MVENNSQTSSGKNIRVVTNILTKALKLWLKSQVSEISQLDIHIQTSDRQLLTGNVPLVSIGANYAVYQGLHLTKVQLVAENIRINIGSILKGKAIKLLEIVPVVGELSMEEVDLNTSISSDLLSTALNDVLDKLLPEDSLKSKPTKCQKIVLDNSQLILFCVSGTEGQESTFSEIRLNVEMISGQELHISQIEVQYNNGQMFKNEQGMTFYLGTDVDIQELKLIPGKLVCRGRINVNP, from the coding sequence ATGGTAGAAAATAATTCACAAACGTCAAGTGGTAAGAATATTCGTGTAGTAACAAATATACTCACAAAAGCACTGAAATTGTGGCTGAAATCCCAGGTTAGTGAAATCTCTCAGCTGGATATTCATATCCAAACTAGCGATCGTCAACTACTTACGGGCAATGTTCCTTTGGTATCTATTGGCGCCAACTATGCGGTTTATCAAGGTTTACACCTGACAAAGGTACAACTTGTAGCCGAAAATATCCGCATCAATATTGGCTCGATACTTAAAGGCAAGGCAATAAAACTGTTAGAAATAGTACCAGTAGTTGGAGAATTAAGTATGGAAGAAGTAGACCTGAATACTTCTATTTCCTCGGATTTGCTATCGACAGCATTAAATGATGTCCTGGATAAACTTTTACCAGAAGATAGCCTAAAATCCAAGCCAACTAAATGTCAAAAAATAGTCCTTGACAATAGTCAGCTTATACTCTTTTGTGTTTCTGGTACAGAAGGTCAAGAATCTACATTTTCCGAAATCCGCCTAAATGTGGAGATGATAAGCGGTCAAGAACTGCACATATCACAAATAGAGGTGCAATACAATAATGGTCAGATGTTTAAAAACGAACAAGGAATGACTTTTTATTTAGGTACAGATGTGGATATTCAAGAGCTAAAGCTGATCCCAGGGAAATTAGTTTGTCGTGGAAGAATTAATGTTAACCCTTAG
- a CDS encoding RodZ domain-containing protein, with the protein MKWLRRKDTQPSNPSLEQQRAEKLAELGELLGNSRKAHGLTLEEAVMMTRVPRRLLQAIETGNLQELPEPIYTQGLIRQYADALGYNGAEFASKFPIGSQRISMKPIWANTPLSELRPVHLYLLYVVVIFCSVNGLSQLLAVGGIQVNKRQQESQSENLIQVINNSQKPQLQNASNTLDTDNGSQLEIGVTIKEKSWIRVVVDGRTQYEGELPQGTHRIWQAHEQLTVKARDAGSVLVSVNKEQAKQMGEPGTAKEVTIAASRS; encoded by the coding sequence ATGAAGTGGCTAAGAAGGAAAGACACACAACCGTCAAACCCTTCATTAGAACAACAAAGAGCCGAGAAATTGGCAGAACTGGGTGAACTACTTGGCAACTCCCGTAAAGCTCATGGACTCACCCTAGAAGAAGCGGTGATGATGACACGAGTTCCTCGACGATTATTGCAAGCAATAGAGACAGGCAATTTACAAGAGTTACCAGAACCTATTTATACCCAAGGTTTAATTCGCCAATATGCTGATGCCCTTGGCTATAACGGTGCAGAATTTGCCAGTAAATTTCCCATTGGTTCACAGCGAATTAGCATGAAACCAATTTGGGCAAACACTCCTTTAAGCGAATTACGTCCCGTGCATCTCTACCTACTATACGTAGTAGTCATATTTTGCTCAGTAAATGGTTTATCCCAACTACTGGCGGTTGGAGGTATACAAGTCAATAAGCGTCAACAGGAGTCGCAATCAGAAAACCTTATCCAAGTCATTAATAATAGCCAAAAACCACAGCTACAAAATGCCAGTAATACCCTAGATACGGATAATGGGAGCCAACTAGAAATAGGTGTCACCATCAAGGAGAAATCCTGGATTCGTGTCGTAGTTGATGGTAGAACTCAATACGAAGGCGAACTTCCCCAAGGAACTCACCGCATTTGGCAAGCTCATGAACAGCTCACCGTCAAAGCTAGAGATGCTGGTAGTGTCTTAGTCAGTGTGAATAAAGAGCAAGCTAAACAGATGGGTGAACCTGGAACTGCGAAAGAAGTCACCATCGCTGCAAGTAGATCATAA
- a CDS encoding pseudouridine synthase: MEERLQKVLSQWGIASRREAEEMIRRSRVRINGVLAQIGQKVNPQKDRITVDGQLISAQPRPALVYLLLNKPAGVVSTCEDPQGRQTVLDLLPPELRTGQGIHPVGRLDTNSTGAILLTNDGDLTFNLTHPRHNIPKTYQVWVKGHPPESVLQTWRAGVLLEGRKTRPAKIQIIHQLAEQTCLEIILQEGRNRQIRKVAQQLGYPVAKLHRTKIGSISLQTSPKAYLPPGKYRYLDEHEIICLQQSIKQIPINDSAGF, from the coding sequence ATGGAGGAAAGGTTACAAAAAGTTTTATCTCAATGGGGCATCGCCTCCCGCCGAGAAGCTGAAGAAATGATTCGGCGATCGCGGGTGCGAATTAATGGAGTATTGGCACAAATAGGACAGAAAGTAAACCCTCAAAAAGATAGAATTACGGTTGATGGTCAGCTGATTTCAGCACAGCCACGTCCGGCATTAGTATACCTGTTACTGAATAAACCAGCAGGGGTAGTTTCCACCTGTGAAGATCCCCAGGGTAGGCAGACTGTTTTAGATTTATTACCCCCAGAATTACGCACTGGTCAAGGAATTCACCCAGTTGGTCGTTTGGATACAAACTCCACAGGTGCAATTCTCCTCACCAATGATGGCGACCTGACCTTTAATCTTACCCACCCGCGTCACAATATCCCTAAAACCTATCAAGTTTGGGTTAAAGGACATCCTCCTGAATCCGTACTCCAAACATGGCGTGCAGGAGTATTACTAGAGGGTAGAAAAACAAGACCAGCCAAAATACAAATCATTCATCAGCTGGCAGAACAAACTTGCCTAGAAATTATCTTACAGGAGGGTAGAAACAGACAAATTCGCAAAGTAGCTCAACAACTAGGCTATCCAGTAGCTAAATTACATCGAACCAAAATCGGGTCAATTTCATTACAAACATCCCCAAAAGCATATTTACCTCCAGGGAAATATCGCTATTTAGATGAGCATGAAATTATCTGTTTACAACAATCAATAAAGCAAATTCCTATTAACGATTCAGCTGGGTTTTAA
- a CDS encoding phosphatidate cytidylyltransferase — translation MPWSRIFSGIVAIAIALTATLLGGWYFTLVFAVIIFLGQQEFFNLVKAKGIAPAAKTTLVVSQILLAICTLDGNLADAVMPVAGTFICFYLLFQPKMATIADISASILGLFYTAYLPSYWVRLRAIASHNFNYIPLGGYIPPNWTDIFTREHIQSLPAGLTATVLTFFCIWAADIGAYTFGKFFGKTPLSEISPKKTVEGAVFGLLGSVSVALVGAYYLSWSQSAFTGIALGLLIGIASLLGDLTESMLKRDAGVKDSGDLIPGHGGILDRTDSYIFTAPLVYYFVTLILPLLGN, via the coding sequence ATGCCTTGGTCTCGAATTTTCAGTGGAATTGTGGCGATCGCGATTGCTCTCACAGCTACCCTTTTAGGTGGGTGGTATTTTACCCTAGTGTTCGCAGTAATTATTTTTCTGGGACAACAAGAATTTTTTAATCTTGTGAAGGCGAAAGGCATAGCACCTGCGGCAAAGACTACTTTGGTAGTAAGTCAGATTTTATTAGCTATTTGCACCCTTGATGGTAACTTAGCCGATGCAGTCATGCCAGTTGCGGGTACTTTCATTTGTTTTTACTTACTATTTCAGCCGAAAATGGCAACCATCGCGGATATCTCCGCCTCGATTCTCGGTCTTTTTTATACAGCTTATCTCCCTAGTTACTGGGTACGTTTGCGGGCGATCGCCAGCCATAACTTCAATTACATACCTCTCGGAGGATATATCCCTCCCAATTGGACAGACATCTTCACCAGAGAGCATATTCAATCTTTACCAGCAGGTTTAACAGCCACGGTTTTAACATTTTTTTGTATTTGGGCTGCTGATATTGGAGCTTACACCTTTGGTAAGTTCTTTGGTAAAACTCCTCTTTCAGAAATTAGCCCGAAAAAAACAGTGGAAGGAGCAGTATTTGGTTTACTTGGTAGCGTCTCTGTAGCCCTTGTCGGTGCATACTATTTAAGTTGGTCGCAATCTGCTTTTACTGGTATAGCCCTAGGTTTGTTGATTGGTATTGCCAGTCTCCTGGGTGATCTCACAGAATCAATGCTCAAACGCGACGCAGGTGTCAAAGACTCCGGAGATTTAATCCCTGGACATGGTGGGATTCTTGACCGTACTGATAGCTATATTTTTACCGCTCCCTTAGTTTATTACTTTGTGACTTTAATACTGCCACTCCTGGGAAATTGA